One stretch of Ananas comosus cultivar F153 linkage group 6, ASM154086v1, whole genome shotgun sequence DNA includes these proteins:
- the LOC109711542 gene encoding putative clathrin assembly protein At4g40080, translating into MGLKLRGLVGALKDTASFGKAALLSPPAAPSAAAAAASLAVLRATPHHPWSSPPPARHLEALLSFGRGSRLAAAALVGALAARLRSTRDPAVALKALLSLHLLLSRGAFILRDQIPPLLLRHPSSGHNPLALSSFPLGSSPSSWALAAWVRWFARLLELLLLLPPAPSDPDRLASLLNPDLVAELEPLVAVAEEIRRAPAPTSSSSSSSSPLHNMLIRETIRVAEEDRIAAEREIGARVRELRERVDSLGFADSVELACLLKRLEGGADRKGTVADDPFWGAVAELRERVEGAVAAKGEEERRVRRRERPMSESARISGRVESALGAGPVRFGSARWLQR; encoded by the coding sequence ATGGGGCTCAAGCTCCGCGGCCTCGTGGGCGCCCTCAAGGACACGGCCTCCTTCGGCAAAGCGGCGCTCCTCTCCCCCCCCGCagcgccctccgccgccgccgccgccgcgagccTCGCCGTGCTCCGCGCGACCCCGCACCACCCGTGGTCGTCGCCGCCCCCGGCACGGCACCTCGAGGCCCTGCTCTCCTTCGGCCGCGGCtcccgcctcgccgccgccgccctcgtcgGCGCCCTCGCCGCGCGCCTCCGCTCGACCCGCGACCCCGCCGTGGCCCTGAAGGCGCTCCTGtccctccacctcctcctctcccgcGGCGCCTTCATCCTCCGCGACCAGATCCccccgctcctcctccgccacccctCCTCCGGCCACAACCCCCTCGCCCTCTCCTCCTTCCCCCTCGgctcctccccttcctcctgGGCCCTCGCCGCCTGGGTCCGCTGGTTCGCCCGCCTCctcgagctcctcctcctcctcccccccgcTCCCTCCGACCCCGACCgcctcgcctccctcctcaACCCCGACCTCGTCGCCGAGCTCGAACCcctcgtcgccgtcgccgaggaGATCCGCCGCGCCCCGGctcccacctcctcctcctcctcctcctcctctcccctccaCAACATGCTCATCCGCGAGACCATCCGGGTCGCCGAGGAGGACCGCATCGCCGCGGAGCGCGAGATCGGCGCCCGGGTTCGCGAGCTGCGGGAGCGGGTCGACTCGCTAGGGTTCGCCGACTCGGTCGAGCTGGCGTGCCTCCTGAAGCGGCTCGAGGGGGGCGCGGATCGGAAAGGGACGGTCGCCGACGATCCGTTCTGGGGCGCGGTCGCGGAGCTCAGGGAGAGGGTGGAGGGGGCGGTGGCGGcgaagggggaggaggagaggagggtgaggaggaggGAGCGGCCGATGAGCGAGTCGGCTCGGATTTCGGGCCGGGTCGAGTCCGCGCTGGGCGCCGGTCCTGTCCGGTTCGGCTCCGCGAGATGGCTCCAACGGTGA